The genomic window GGTTACCAGCCGGCGGGGACGCACCGTCGAGGTGCACGTGCACCCCGACGATCTGGGCAAGGTCATCGGCCGCGGGGGACGCACCGCGACCGCGCTGCGCACGCTGGTCGCCGGCATCGGCGGCCGCGGTATCCGCGTCGACGTGGTGGACACCGACCAGTAGGCCGGGGCGCTCATGGAGCTGCTCGTCGGGCGGGTGGTCAAGGCGCACGGCAT from Mycobacterium shigaense includes these protein-coding regions:
- a CDS encoding RNA-binding protein, with translation MSTVVVDAVEHLVRGIVDNPDDVRVDLVTSRRGRTVEVHVHPDDLGKVIGRGGRTATALRTLVAGIGGRGIRVDVVDTDQ